Below is a genomic region from Methanosphaera sp. ISO3-F5.
ATTGGACACCAAACAATTTTGCTGGTTGAAGATTTGCAACTACAATAACTTTTCTATCAATAAGTTCTTCTGGTTCATATCTTTTTGCAAGACCTGCAACAACTTGTCTTATTTCTTCTCCTAAATCAACTTGTAATTTAAGTAAATTTTTAGAACCTTCAATTCTTTCTGCTTCTTTAATTTGTCCAACAACTAAATCTACTCTTCCAAATTCATCAATACTAATCAGATCACTCATACTATCCTCTTCTTCTTCATTTTCTTCAATTGAATATAATTTACTTTTTTCTTCTTCAATTATTTTATCTTCTATTTTAGCAAATAATGGTTTTGCTTTTTTAATCTCATGTCCTGCTTCTAAAAATTCTTTTGATTCATTCCAATTAACTAATGGGGTTCTGTCTTCAAAGTTCATAAATCCAGTAACATTTTCGGTAGGCATACCTATAATTTCCCTTATTTTCTGTGCTGTTTCAGGAACATATGGTGTTAATAAGATAGCTAACTCATGAACTAATTGATTAGATAAGTATAAGCAGGTTTTAGCACTACCTTCATCTTCTTTAACAGCTTTCCAAGGTTTTTTATCATTAAAATATTTGTTTGCCTCTTTAGTTAAGGTCATAATTTCCTGTAATCCATCACGGAATTCAAATTCTTCAATACATTTTGCTACTTTGTCAGGTAATTCCTTAATTCTAGTTTCAAATACACGATCCTCTTCAGTATATTCTCCAGGTTCCGGTATTTTACCTTCAAAAAATTTATTAGTAAATGTGAATGTTCTATGAATAAAGTTTCCAAGATTATCAGTTAATTCATTATTTATTCTTCTCTGGAAGTCATCCCAGGAGAAATCAGTATCCTTATTAAGAGGAGCATTAATTACCATATAATATCTTAACAAATCACTGTCAAATTTGTCTAGGAAGTCTTTAACCCAAATTACCCATCCTTTACTGGTAGACATTTTACGTCCTTCTAATGACAAGTATCCACCACCTATAACTGAATAAGGTAATTTCCAGTTTCTTCCCATAAGCATACTAGGCCAAAATATGGTATGATGATAAATTATGTCTTTACCAATAAAATGAACAGTTTTATCATCCCAGTATTCCTTCCAATCTAAATCATGTTTTAATGCCCATGTTTCTGCCGAAGACTGATATCCAATAAATGCTTCTGCCCAAACGTACAAAACTTTTCCAGTAGCTGAATCAAGTGGTACTGGAATACCCCAAGTCATGTCACGAGTCATAATCCAATCTTTAAGACCTTCATTAACCCATTCTCTTGCAAAGTTTTTAACATTCTTTGGTAATTTAGTATTATTGTTTAACCATTCTTTCAATGGTTCTTCAAATTCATGAAGTTTAAAATAGTACTGTTTTGACTGTTGAACATGAGGTGTTCCATCACATATTAGGCAATGTGGTTCTACAAGTTCTGTAGGGTCTAAGTGACGTCCACATACTTCACATTGATCCCCTCTTGCCCCTTCACTTTCACAATGAGGACAAGTTCCTTCCACATATCGATCAGGTAAACTTCTTTGACAATTATCACAAAAAAGTTGGTCTATTGTTTTTTCATAAATATATCCTTGATCGTATAATGTTTTAAAAAATTCTTGAGCCATTCTGTAATGATTTTTATCAGTAGTTCTTCTAAAACTATCTAATGATATGTTACAAGCTTTTAAATCATTACCAATTAATTCATGGTATTTATCTGTAATATCCTTAGGACTAATGTTTTCTTGTTCAGCTCTTACAGCTATTGGCGTTCCATGTTCATCAGTTGAACATACCATCACAGTATCTACGCCATTCATACGATTGTATCTGGCATAAATATCTGCAGGAATATAAGTGGAACGTAAATGTCCTAGATGGCATGGACCATTTGCATAAGGTAATGCACAAGAGATAAATAGTTTACTCATATAAGTTTAGCCTCCGTTTTTTCATAATTAATAAAAATTAAATATAATTTTAATTTATGATGTTAATATTTTTGTTTTAGATATCTTATCTATTTTGCTATATTTTCTAAAAATTTTGGTTGAAGTAATTTGGTCATATTTCTAAAATATATTAGTGTATAGAATATAGATATTATAATATCATGATAAAAACTCCTTACATAAATCCATTTAGTAATGATGCTAAAGAAATAGTCAGTAAACTGGGTCAAGTAGAAAAGCTCAATCAACCAAACACTTCACTAAGTAACATAGTTAATCACACAAGAGGTCAAAACTTAAGCGACCCTCGAACACTACCCGAAACAATAAAAGAATTAGCCCTAGCAAGATATGGATGGTTCCTATTCAGAAAATCATCAGAATCCAACGAAAAAAAATATGAGTACCTATTTAATCCAGACATATACGAATATGATATAGTGGCATTCTACCTGCTATGTCAAGCAGTAGCAATAAAATATGGGCCAGACAGTCATGAAGCCCGACTCATATTAGACTGTGAGGAAGACATAATTTCTCAAAGATTAGAAATTTTAAAATCTGAATCAAACGATTTTCAAGCAACATTTCTACGAAAAACATTAAATCAATTAATAGATACAAACAACTTATACTGGACAGATTTAAAAGAAATATTTGATCTAGGAAAACTAGATTTAAACGAATTATTACTATCAAATGGAAAAATAATCCTTGAATATGAAGATTTCATAGAAGAATATGGACATTTAATCCATAACAGGGATCCAAGGACAATGTATGAAGTAACTGCAGGAACAAAAATTAAATCAAAAATATTACTAAACCTAATAAGATACAATACAAAAAAATACATAGAAAACGTTTATGAAATGTCAAAAAGAATGGTTGAACCTAACCCATTACTAATAGAATTAGCAGAAAACATTAAAGAAGTTCAACAAGAAGCACAATCCAAGAAATATGCTTCACAAGGTGGAGTAAATTATGTTGATGATCAACCAGTAAACTATGAAATGGAAGCATTTCCGCCATGTGTACGAAAATGTATGCAAGGAATAAAAAGTGGTGGCCGAAACGATGCAATAGTACTTTTTCTAACACCATTCATATCCTATTCAAGATTATGCCCATCAATATTTTCAAAACAAGAACAAAACATGAAAATATCTGATGTAGACCCTTCACTAGAAATAACACACAACGAAATCATACCCCTAATATATGAAGCAGCACAAGCATGTAGTCCACCATTATTCAAGGATCAACCACAAGAAAAAATAAACATCAACTCCAAATTAGGCTTTGGAATGCATAATGAATTAAAACTTGATCATGAAGGAGAAACACAATGGTACACTCCGATGAGTTGTGAAAAAATTAAATTACACATGCCAAACTTATGCACACCTAATGTAGATTGTAAAAAAATTGGAAATCCAATAACATATTACAATAGAAAAAGAAGACTTATGAAAAAAGATAACAAAATGGGGCAGGTGAAAAATAATGGAGATTGAATTAAAACCTGCATCTAATTATGAACGAAAACTATTCTATAGGGAAGAATGGGATGTGAATGATGTACCAGACTTTGTCTTAGACTCCTTAACCAGCAGAGAGTTTGGTTTTGACCATTTTGGACAAGGACCTAATGACAGGTATAAAACATTCCAAGATCCTTTAAGATTAAAACGTTTCATCAAAGCAAAACAACCATTCGCATCATATTGTTCAGTAGCATTCTATAATAATCCTAAACAAAGAAAAGGATGGCAAAAATCAGAACTAGTTTTTGATGTAGATGCAAAAGACGTGCCAATAAGAACATGTGACTGTGAAGAAGGACAAGTATGTGACATATGTCTAAGTCAAGCTAAAGAAATAGTGTTAATGATTAAAGACGTATTAAAAGGTGAAATGGGACTTAAAAATATCAACATGATTTATTCCGGTAGAGGATATCACGTAAGAGTACTTGATGAAAGCATAATGGAAGCATCAAGTGAACTTAGAGGACAAATAGTACAATATGTAATAGGAGCAAAAGAACCGGATTTAACAAACTCATTAGGCTTCAATAACCTACAACACTTCATCATACCCTATGGTTATTCAAGAAATTTTACAAAATGGTCCAAGTACACAATTCTTCACTTAACAAAAAAATCCCAATTGGATAATGTTAATAAAAAATTATTAAATGATGTTCTAAAATATAGACATTTCCTAGAAGAAGATAGTTGGGGAGCATTCAGAACACAAATCGGGCCACGACGTATTAATAAAGTAATCAGTGCAGTTGCAAGAATAAACATGAACATCACGGATACTAAAGTATCCATAGACTTAAAACGTATACTGAGACTACCATCAACATTACACTCAAAAGTAAGTATGAAATCAACATTAATTAAAAATATAGAAACATTTGATCCATTTGATGATGCAGTACCAAAATTTGTGTATGAAAGAAAATAATTATTAAATTATCTTCTTAGCTTATAATCAGGATAAATGTGCATAAACAACTCTTCATAATCCTCAGGGTTTTCTTGATCTATTACTTCAAACACGGTATTTAATGAATAGTTTCCAGTAATTTCATCTTTAACATTTTTTCCTAATTTTAAAATACTTCTATTCTCTTTTTTAACTATGTTATCAACCATTTCTGGCACATTTTTATACTTTCTTTCTGAAACTGAAATCCATTTATCCTCACGGATATATGCATTAGAATATTTATTTTTAAAATTCATTCCATTCTCTTTATATTTGATTTGTGGTCCCTTATGTATTTTAATGTTTGATACTTCATCATTGTCATATTCTAATATTATTCTTGCTTCATTATCTGAGTTAATGTAGTAATTATTTTCAATAATTCTGAAATCATACATTTCTGAAACTTTAATGAATGAATTCATAGTCTTATTTATCTGAGGATAAATTACATCATCAGGTAATTCAGGTACATTAAATGATAAAACATAACATTTAGTCCCTCTCTTTGTGAATTCAGTTATTAGCTCTTCGCGTGTTATATGAATTTTCCTGTTTTGGAAATATTCCATTTTAGGGTCAGATAGGTAATTTCGGCATGCAATAATAAATTCTGAAAATTTTTGTAATGATAATGCGGCTGCTACATTCCTGTTTTTATCAGTAGGGTCAATTACTATTAATGGATCCTTAAAATTATTACTTGTCCCGTATTCTTCTAAATCAATTTCATATCTGTTATGCCAATTATTTGCTGCTTCTTCAATAATCCTATCAAAACTATGGTATTTTAGGATTAATAATTCACATAGATATCCGGAAAAACCACTAACTTTGTAATTTGCTCCATAAGTATTTATTGAGGTCATGAATTTTTTTAAAAGTAATACTTGTCTTGTTTCTTCTTCAGTCATGTGGCTTTGAATATAATCTGTATGTAATATTGTTCTATCAACAGCAGATTTCAGTTCGCTTGAATCTTTAATTTGGTAACATGGAACAAAATCCACTTCAAAACCATCAATTAATCCAGTAGTATAAGGGTGTGAAGCATATCGGACCTCCGATGTTCCACCCACTTTTTTTATACAGTATTCTCCAAACTCTAAACCATAACTTTTCAATTCTTCTTCAGGATAAGATAGGGGAAATGTCATGAAAATATCAATATCTGATTTTCCCATTAATGATGTGTTCTTAGCCATTGAACCAACTAATCTGCACTTAATATTAATATTTTTACTTTTAGAATAATCCATTATTATTTTAATTAATTTATTGGAGAATTCAATAACGTTCTGTCTATCTTCGAGGGAGGGTTCTATATCTTTTAATATTTCGTTGTAAATTTCTATCACCAGAAAAAATAGTTTAAAAAATAATTTTGGAGGGGAGATTATATTTTTTTAGCACTAACTATGGTAATAGGATTTAATGCTTTCATCATAACTCCACGATCTAATATTGTTCCACGTGAAACGTTTAATGTAACAACTTCTGGTTCTGCACCTAATTCCTTAAGCATATGCACAGCATCAGTTGCAGTTTCAAGAACTATTGATGTGATAATTATCCTTCCACCAACAGGAAGCTTAAGATAACCTGTTTCAATTATGTTATCGATATTTCCTCCACTGCCTCCAATCATAAGTTTAGTAAAATCTTCAATATCATCTAAAGCTGCAAGACCTTCATTTTCTATAAGATCGACCTTGTTCTGAAGACCAAACTTTTCTAAGTTACTTCTGGTGGTTTTTATAGCATCTGGATTCATATCAATACTATATACTCTTCTAGCTCTTTTAGCAAATTCTAAAGTTAATCCACCAGTTCCACATCCAACATCCACTACTACATCTTCATCGGTTAATCTTGTCTTACTGATTACTAGTGCTCTTATTTCCTCTTTTGTAGGTCCTGGTACTTTTTTTGTTTTGATGAATTCATCATCAGGTGTTATATCGAAATACATATTAATATCTCCCATGTAGTTATTTCCTAATTAATACTATTGTTTCCACTTAGTAAATAAATTATTGTCTATACCCATTATGTCAAATATTTTACCAACAATAAAATTGATTTGATCATCAATTGTTTCAGGATTATGATAAAAACCAGGCATTGCAGGTAAAATTACAGCACCTTCCTTACTAATTTTAACCATATTCTCTAAATGAACAGTTCGTAATGGTGTTTCTCTTGGAACAATTATTAATTGTCTTCTTTCTTTCAAAGTAACATCAGCTACACGAGTAATAACATTATCACCATAACCATTACTTATTGCAGATAATGTTTTCATACTGCAGGGGATAATTATGGCAGTATCAAATTTGAAAGAACCACTATTAACAATAGCATTCAAATCATTTTCATCATGGATATAATCCGCTAATTCTTCAACAGATTTAACAGAATAATTAGTTTCATGTTCAATAATATCCATTGCTATTGCTGAAATAATTAGATGAGTTTCAGCTTTTATTTTTTTAAGTTCCTCTAATAATCTTATACCATATATTACTCCACTAGCACCACTGATACCTACAACTACTTTCATATTTAATCTCCTAATTTAAATTCAGCAATATTCTTATAAATTGGACCATCACTTGTTAATTTACTTGATTTAAGACATATCTTTTTAACTTCCATTTTGCCATGATACCGTTTTTTCAAGAGTTTCAATGCACTACTTAATTCTTCCTTATCTTCGATCTTTTTAACTCTTCCAATAGTAATATGAGGGACATACTCTTTTTCTTTCCTAAAACCTAATTTATTAAATTCATTATCTAAATCTCTGATCAGGTTAGATGTAACTTTATTATCTTTAATTCCGGTCCAAATAACTCTTGGCCTATAAATATTAGGAAACGCTCCTAAATTCACAACTTTAAGAGAATATTGGTCATACTTAACAATTATTTTATTAATTGCTTTTTTAATATCATCTAACTGGTCTTCATTTATTTCACCAAAAAATTTCAGAGTTAAATGAATATTTTCTGTTTCAACATATTTAATTTTTCCAGCATCTTTTTCTTGAATAATATGTTGCGTTTCATTAATTTTATTTTTAATATAATCCTCTATTTCTATTGCTAAAAAAGTACGCATAACAAACCCTCAAATATAAAAATTGATTAAAAAAGAAAAATAAAGTATTTTTTTTATAGTAAAATACAATGTAGGTTAATTGAACCTCTCCATCTTGTAGAAGCTGGAGATTCTTGGGTTGTAAGTTCTAACGAACTTAAGTTTACCAAGCTATCCCCCATGTCCCGTGGGTTCTAATATATGTTCCCCTTTTTTTTTAATATATTAATT
It encodes:
- the thpR gene encoding RNA 2',3'-cyclic phosphodiesterase, with protein sequence MRTFLAIEIEDYIKNKINETQHIIQEKDAGKIKYVETENIHLTLKFFGEINEDQLDDIKKAINKIIVKYDQYSLKVVNLGAFPNIYRPRVIWTGIKDNKVTSNLIRDLDNEFNKLGFRKEKEYVPHITIGRVKKIEDKEELSSALKLLKKRYHGKMEVKKICLKSSKLTSDGPIYKNIAEFKLGD
- the cca gene encoding CCA tRNA nucleotidyltransferase, whose product is MIEIYNEILKDIEPSLEDRQNVIEFSNKLIKIIMDYSKSKNINIKCRLVGSMAKNTSLMGKSDIDIFMTFPLSYPEEELKSYGLEFGEYCIKKVGGTSEVRYASHPYTTGLIDGFEVDFVPCYQIKDSSELKSAVDRTILHTDYIQSHMTEEETRQVLLLKKFMTSINTYGANYKVSGFSGYLCELLILKYHSFDRIIEEAANNWHNRYEIDLEEYGTSNNFKDPLIVIDPTDKNRNVAAALSLQKFSEFIIACRNYLSDPKMEYFQNRKIHITREELITEFTKRGTKCYVLSFNVPELPDDVIYPQINKTMNSFIKVSEMYDFRIIENNYYINSDNEARIILEYDNDEVSNIKIHKGPQIKYKENGMNFKNKYSNAYIREDKWISVSERKYKNVPEMVDNIVKKENRSILKLGKNVKDEITGNYSLNTVFEVIDQENPEDYEELFMHIYPDYKLRR
- the cbiT gene encoding precorrin-6Y C5,15-methyltransferase (decarboxylating) subunit CbiT, giving the protein MYFDITPDDEFIKTKKVPGPTKEEIRALVISKTRLTDEDVVVDVGCGTGGLTLEFAKRARRVYSIDMNPDAIKTTRSNLEKFGLQNKVDLIENEGLAALDDIEDFTKLMIGGSGGNIDNIIETGYLKLPVGGRIIITSIVLETATDAVHMLKELGAEPEVVTLNVSRGTILDRGVMMKALNPITIVSAKKI
- a CDS encoding DNA primase, which translates into the protein MIKTPYINPFSNDAKEIVSKLGQVEKLNQPNTSLSNIVNHTRGQNLSDPRTLPETIKELALARYGWFLFRKSSESNEKKYEYLFNPDIYEYDIVAFYLLCQAVAIKYGPDSHEARLILDCEEDIISQRLEILKSESNDFQATFLRKTLNQLIDTNNLYWTDLKEIFDLGKLDLNELLLSNGKIILEYEDFIEEYGHLIHNRDPRTMYEVTAGTKIKSKILLNLIRYNTKKYIENVYEMSKRMVEPNPLLIELAENIKEVQQEAQSKKYASQGGVNYVDDQPVNYEMEAFPPCVRKCMQGIKSGGRNDAIVLFLTPFISYSRLCPSIFSKQEQNMKISDVDPSLEITHNEIIPLIYEAAQACSPPLFKDQPQEKININSKLGFGMHNELKLDHEGETQWYTPMSCEKIKLHMPNLCTPNVDCKKIGNPITYYNRKRRLMKKDNKMGQVKNNGD
- a CDS encoding UbiX family flavin prenyltransferase: MKVVVGISGASGVIYGIRLLEELKKIKAETHLIISAIAMDIIEHETNYSVKSVEELADYIHDENDLNAIVNSGSFKFDTAIIIPCSMKTLSAISNGYGDNVITRVADVTLKERRQLIIVPRETPLRTVHLENMVKISKEGAVILPAMPGFYHNPETIDDQINFIVGKIFDIMGIDNNLFTKWKQ
- the metG gene encoding methionine--tRNA ligase produces the protein MSKLFISCALPYANGPCHLGHLRSTYIPADIYARYNRMNGVDTVMVCSTDEHGTPIAVRAEQENISPKDITDKYHELIGNDLKACNISLDSFRRTTDKNHYRMAQEFFKTLYDQGYIYEKTIDQLFCDNCQRSLPDRYVEGTCPHCESEGARGDQCEVCGRHLDPTELVEPHCLICDGTPHVQQSKQYYFKLHEFEEPLKEWLNNNTKLPKNVKNFAREWVNEGLKDWIMTRDMTWGIPVPLDSATGKVLYVWAEAFIGYQSSAETWALKHDLDWKEYWDDKTVHFIGKDIIYHHTIFWPSMLMGRNWKLPYSVIGGGYLSLEGRKMSTSKGWVIWVKDFLDKFDSDLLRYYMVINAPLNKDTDFSWDDFQRRINNELTDNLGNFIHRTFTFTNKFFEGKIPEPGEYTEEDRVFETRIKELPDKVAKCIEEFEFRDGLQEIMTLTKEANKYFNDKKPWKAVKEDEGSAKTCLYLSNQLVHELAILLTPYVPETAQKIREIIGMPTENVTGFMNFEDRTPLVNWNESKEFLEAGHEIKKAKPLFAKIEDKIIEEEKSKLYSIEENEEEEDSMSDLISIDEFGRVDLVVGQIKEAERIEGSKNLLKLQVDLGEEIRQVVAGLAKRYEPEELIDRKVIVVANLQPAKLFGVQSNGMLLATDSMELLTTEGNVGEHIK
- the priS gene encoding DNA primase catalytic subunit PriS: MEIELKPASNYERKLFYREEWDVNDVPDFVLDSLTSREFGFDHFGQGPNDRYKTFQDPLRLKRFIKAKQPFASYCSVAFYNNPKQRKGWQKSELVFDVDAKDVPIRTCDCEEGQVCDICLSQAKEIVLMIKDVLKGEMGLKNINMIYSGRGYHVRVLDESIMEASSELRGQIVQYVIGAKEPDLTNSLGFNNLQHFIIPYGYSRNFTKWSKYTILHLTKKSQLDNVNKKLLNDVLKYRHFLEEDSWGAFRTQIGPRRINKVISAVARINMNITDTKVSIDLKRILRLPSTLHSKVSMKSTLIKNIETFDPFDDAVPKFVYERK